One part of the Streptomyces ferrugineus genome encodes these proteins:
- a CDS encoding response regulator transcription factor: MEKVRLLVVDDDPPIADLVATVARYEGWEAVTANSGEEALRLAADFRPDIVVLDLMLPDVDGFGVLDRLRAAGAMVPVVFLTARDGVADRVAGLTRGGDDYLVKPFAVEELMARLRTVLRRSAGPGFQRSVLRVADLTMDEDTREVRRGDKLLTLTPTEYEVLRYLMRKSPTVLTKAQILDHVWEYGFGGRSNVVELVVSRLRRKLDEADDGTAPLIHTVRGFGYVIRQAAE; encoded by the coding sequence GTGGAGAAAGTACGCCTGCTGGTCGTGGACGACGACCCGCCCATCGCCGACCTCGTCGCGACGGTCGCCCGCTACGAGGGCTGGGAGGCGGTCACCGCGAACTCCGGTGAGGAGGCGCTGCGGCTCGCCGCGGACTTCCGCCCGGACATCGTGGTGCTGGACCTGATGCTGCCCGACGTGGACGGATTCGGCGTCCTGGACCGGCTGCGGGCCGCCGGGGCCATGGTGCCCGTGGTGTTCCTCACCGCCCGCGACGGGGTCGCCGACCGAGTGGCCGGGCTGACCCGGGGCGGCGACGACTACCTGGTCAAGCCGTTCGCCGTGGAGGAGCTGATGGCCCGGCTGCGGACCGTGCTGCGGCGCAGCGCGGGCCCCGGCTTCCAGCGCTCCGTCCTGCGGGTCGCGGACCTGACGATGGACGAGGACACCCGCGAGGTGCGCCGCGGCGACAAGCTGCTCACGCTCACGCCGACCGAGTACGAGGTGCTGCGCTATCTGATGCGCAAATCGCCGACCGTGCTCACCAAGGCGCAGATCCTCGACCATGTGTGGGAGTACGGCTTCGGCGGCCGCTCCAACGTCGTCGAGCTGGTCGTCAGCAGGCTGCGCCGCAAGCTCGACGAGGCCGACGACGGCACGGCACCGCTGATCCACACCGTGCGCGGCTTCGGGTACGTGATCCGGCAGGCGGCCGAGTGA
- a CDS encoding sensor histidine kinase → MIGRLRRACRAMRLGTRLALGLGALSLVVFAVVGTALTTYMRDYLSAQLDTTLAQGQVAQAKSIADYGTLSGKKYYSWYYAVYDVDGGTPVLRRPEAPGDLPEDVDDFTSLARAQSTAHTELLRTEHVRGEGVYRLRACEVEPGVVLVSAAPMADIEDTVGQLITIQAVTFGLALLALVVLGRGMLRRGLKPLSDMAHTARDITSHDLTDSGRLPVRHDARGGGPEVEELRTAFNTMLEHIDDSLVVRAEAEQRLRRFVADASHELRTPLMSVRGYADLFQYAAANAPEERDRHLARLRAEAARMGFLLDDLLLLARLDAAEVETPLRPQEADLVELVEQAADAFRVTHADHPLTVTPGPDSLKLRLDPQRIRQVLDNLLTNAAMHTPPGTQVSVAVSIASGAAVVRIADAGPGIPPADRERVFDRFYRVDKARSRDRGGSGLGLAVAQSLVRAHGGRIDLTSEPGATVFTVTIPLAVGRDV, encoded by the coding sequence GTGATCGGGCGGCTGCGGCGGGCTTGTCGCGCGATGCGGCTCGGCACCCGGCTGGCGCTGGGGCTCGGGGCGCTGTCCCTGGTGGTGTTCGCGGTCGTCGGCACCGCCCTCACGACATACATGCGCGACTACCTCTCCGCCCAGCTCGACACCACGCTGGCGCAGGGCCAGGTCGCCCAGGCCAAGTCCATCGCGGACTACGGCACGCTCTCCGGCAAGAAGTACTACAGCTGGTACTACGCCGTGTACGACGTGGACGGCGGCACGCCCGTGCTGCGCCGCCCGGAGGCCCCCGGCGACCTGCCCGAGGACGTCGACGACTTCACCTCCCTGGCCCGGGCCCAGTCCACCGCGCACACGGAGCTCCTGCGCACCGAGCACGTCAGGGGCGAGGGCGTGTACCGGCTGCGCGCCTGCGAGGTCGAGCCGGGCGTGGTGCTGGTCAGCGCCGCGCCCATGGCGGACATCGAGGACACCGTCGGCCAGTTGATCACCATCCAGGCCGTCACCTTCGGGCTCGCGCTGCTGGCCCTCGTGGTGCTCGGGCGGGGCATGCTGCGGCGGGGCCTGAAGCCGCTGAGCGACATGGCGCACACCGCCCGCGACATCACCTCGCACGACCTGACCGACTCGGGCCGGCTGCCGGTGCGGCACGACGCGCGCGGCGGCGGGCCCGAGGTGGAGGAGCTGCGCACCGCGTTCAACACCATGCTGGAGCACATCGACGACTCCCTCGTGGTCCGCGCGGAGGCGGAACAGCGCCTGCGCCGCTTCGTGGCGGACGCCTCGCACGAGCTGCGCACGCCGCTGATGTCGGTGCGCGGATACGCCGACCTGTTCCAGTACGCCGCCGCCAACGCCCCCGAGGAGCGGGACAGGCACCTGGCACGCCTGCGCGCCGAGGCCGCCCGCATGGGCTTCCTGCTGGACGACCTGCTGCTGCTCGCCCGCCTGGACGCCGCCGAGGTCGAGACACCGCTGCGCCCGCAGGAGGCGGACCTGGTGGAACTGGTCGAGCAGGCGGCGGACGCGTTCCGCGTCACCCACGCCGACCACCCGCTGACGGTGACCCCGGGACCCGATTCCCTGAAACTGCGCCTGGACCCCCAGCGCATCCGCCAGGTCCTGGACAACCTGCTCACCAACGCGGCGATGCACACCCCGCCCGGGACCCAGGTGTCCGTGGCGGTGTCGATCGCGTCCGGTGCGGCGGTGGTCCGCATCGCCGACGCCGGCCCCGGCATCCCGCCCGCCGACCGGGAACGGGTCTTCGACCGCTTCTACCGCGTCGACAAGGCCCGCAGCCGGGACCGGGGCGGCAGCGGCCTGGGACTGGCGGTCGCCCAGTCCCTGGTGCGCGCCCACGGCGGCCGGATCGACCTGACCAGCGAGCCGGGGGCCACGGTGTTCACGGTGACGATTCCGCTGGCGGTCGGGAGGGACGTCTAG
- a CDS encoding ABC transporter ATP-binding protein, with protein MIRIDSVTKRYPDGTVAVDGLSLEIPDRSITVLVGPSGCGKTTTLRMINRMVEPSEGTILIDGVDSRQQPVNTLRRSMGYVIQNAGLFQHRTILDNIATVPRVLGWGKEKSRARARELMERVGLDATLAKRYPYQLSGGQQQRVGVARALAADPPVLLMDEPFSAVDPVVRKGLQDELLRIQEELGKTIVFVTHDIDEAVKLGTMVAVMRTGGKLAQFAPPAELLSHPADAFVEDFLGADRGIRRLSFFPAAGLELLTAPVLPIDATAEQIAAHDPADAPYLLVTDADGRPLGWSEPQHLTAGSIAPEELLPHGRPFVPGTDSLRAALDCAVLSPTGWAVAVDTDGHATGVVSQQTIAEAIRGAHAEGRADGTADSDTAAKVAG; from the coding sequence TTGATACGGATAGATTCAGTCACCAAGCGGTACCCGGACGGCACGGTGGCGGTCGACGGGCTCTCGTTGGAGATACCCGACCGCTCGATCACCGTTCTGGTGGGGCCGTCGGGCTGCGGGAAGACGACCACGCTGCGCATGATCAACCGGATGGTCGAACCCAGCGAGGGCACCATCCTCATCGACGGCGTCGACAGCCGGCAGCAGCCCGTCAACACCCTGCGCCGGTCCATGGGATACGTCATCCAGAACGCCGGCCTCTTCCAGCACCGCACGATCCTCGACAACATCGCCACCGTGCCCCGGGTGCTCGGCTGGGGCAAGGAGAAGTCCCGGGCACGGGCGCGGGAACTGATGGAGCGGGTCGGCCTCGACGCAACCCTCGCCAAGCGGTACCCGTACCAGCTCTCCGGCGGCCAGCAGCAGCGCGTCGGCGTGGCCCGGGCGCTCGCGGCGGACCCGCCGGTACTGCTGATGGACGAGCCGTTCTCGGCCGTGGACCCCGTGGTGCGCAAAGGGCTCCAGGACGAACTCCTGCGCATTCAGGAGGAGCTGGGCAAGACCATCGTCTTCGTCACCCACGACATCGACGAGGCCGTCAAGCTCGGCACGATGGTCGCCGTGATGCGCACCGGCGGCAAGCTCGCCCAGTTCGCCCCGCCCGCCGAGCTGCTCTCGCACCCCGCCGACGCGTTCGTCGAGGACTTCCTCGGCGCCGACCGCGGCATCCGGCGGCTGTCCTTCTTCCCCGCCGCCGGACTGGAGTTGCTCACCGCGCCCGTCCTGCCGATCGACGCCACCGCCGAGCAGATCGCCGCGCACGACCCGGCCGACGCCCCCTACCTCCTCGTCACCGACGCGGACGGCAGGCCCCTCGGCTGGAGCGAGCCGCAACACCTGACCGCCGGAAGCATCGCACCGGAGGAACTCCTGCCGCACGGGCGGCCGTTCGTCCCCGGCACCGACTCGCTGCGCGCCGCGCTGGACTGCGCCGTGCTCTCGCCCACCGGCTGGGCCGTCGCCGTGGACACCGACGGCCACGCCACCGGCGTCGTCTCGCAGCAGACCATCGCCGAGGCGATCCGCGGCGCCCACGCCGAGGGACGCGCGGACGGCACGGCCGACAGCGACACGGCCGCGAAGGTCGCCGGATGA
- a CDS encoding ABC transporter permease encodes MNWDRFFDIPSDLQHSWLGLIGLHLREALLPVLAGLVISLPLAQLCVRFRWLYPPVLWVTTVLYAIPSLAFFVLLIDYTGQTELTVMIPLTVYSLVVLVPAIVDGVRSVPQETLAAAKAMGFGPVRRYVQVQLPIAVPAIIAGLRVATVSSISLVSVGALIGNQGALGNLINDANIYNRPELALNAVLTMAVLAILADGLLVVVRMLLTPWMPRRARTTPKADRPDAAAAALEDAAR; translated from the coding sequence ATGAACTGGGACCGCTTCTTCGACATCCCCAGCGACCTCCAGCACAGCTGGCTCGGACTGATCGGGCTGCATCTGCGCGAGGCCCTGCTGCCGGTGCTGGCCGGACTGGTGATCTCGCTGCCGCTGGCCCAGCTGTGCGTGCGCTTCCGCTGGCTGTACCCGCCGGTCCTCTGGGTGACCACCGTCCTGTACGCCATCCCCTCCCTGGCCTTCTTCGTCCTGCTCATCGACTACACCGGCCAGACCGAGCTCACGGTGATGATCCCGCTCACCGTCTACAGCCTCGTCGTGCTGGTCCCGGCGATCGTCGACGGCGTGCGCTCGGTCCCGCAGGAGACCCTCGCCGCCGCCAAGGCCATGGGCTTCGGACCCGTACGCCGCTACGTCCAGGTGCAGTTGCCGATCGCCGTGCCCGCGATCATCGCCGGGCTGCGGGTGGCGACCGTGTCCAGCATCAGCCTCGTCAGCGTCGGCGCGCTGATCGGCAACCAGGGCGCGCTCGGCAACCTGATCAACGACGCCAACATCTACAACCGGCCCGAGCTCGCGCTGAACGCAGTGCTCACCATGGCCGTCCTGGCGATCCTCGCCGACGGTCTGCTGGTCGTCGTACGCATGCTGCTGACGCCGTGGATGCCACGCCGGGCACGCACGACACCGAAGGCCGACCGGCCCGACGCGGCCGCCGCAGCCCTGGAGGACGCAGCCCGGTGA